One Phenylobacterium hankyongense DNA segment encodes these proteins:
- a CDS encoding peptide ABC transporter substrate-binding protein, which yields MPFTPARRLALVMLGAAALLLGGCQSKVQRPACPAGKVCVEYGNNVEPATLDPQTSNLLDEFTIIGDLMMGLTTDAPDGSPVPGMATSWETSRDGLVWTFHLRPAVWSDGVPVTADDFVYAYRRILDPKTASIYAYLVYVLKNGQAVNEGRAAPESLGVRALDARTLQLTLAHPAPYLPELTKHQSFFPVPRHVVEKYGDAWVQPGHYVSNGAYRLVSWRLGDKVTVEKNPRFFDAAHVCIDRINYYPTPDLVSAERRVQRGELDLTTRFDSNRIERLRREMPGYARPYVGLATAYLSLNTRDVKAFQDLRVRRALSEAVDRDFITTKLMRAGQLPAYSFVPPRTANYVAGPKTVWAGKPLAARQAEARALLRAAGYGPEHPLKVEIKTANITDTLLQMEAIQADWHAIGVDATLVQNEGQVAFAAYRNRDFQVGAMSWYADFNDPVTFLGLLKSDTGAQNYGDYRNPAYDALLAAADNEPDAARRARILASAEQAMLDDEALIPVFFVVNRNLVSPRITGFVDNEENFHRARWMCVRGR from the coding sequence TTGCCGTTTACGCCCGCCCGCCGGCTCGCGCTCGTCATGCTGGGCGCGGCGGCGCTGCTGCTCGGCGGCTGCCAGAGCAAGGTCCAGCGGCCCGCCTGCCCCGCCGGCAAGGTCTGCGTCGAATACGGCAACAACGTCGAGCCGGCGACGCTCGACCCGCAGACCTCCAACCTGCTCGACGAATTCACCATCATCGGCGACCTGATGATGGGGCTGACCACCGACGCCCCGGACGGCTCGCCCGTGCCCGGCATGGCGACCTCATGGGAGACCAGCCGCGACGGCCTAGTGTGGACCTTCCACCTGCGCCCGGCGGTCTGGTCCGACGGCGTGCCGGTGACCGCCGACGATTTCGTCTACGCCTACCGCCGGATCCTCGATCCGAAGACCGCCTCGATCTACGCCTACTTGGTCTATGTCCTGAAGAACGGCCAGGCGGTGAACGAGGGCAGGGCGGCGCCCGAGAGCCTGGGGGTGCGGGCGCTCGACGCGCGCACCCTGCAGCTGACCCTGGCCCACCCCGCGCCCTACCTGCCGGAGCTCACCAAGCACCAGAGCTTCTTCCCCGTCCCGCGGCACGTGGTCGAAAAGTACGGCGACGCCTGGGTGCAGCCCGGCCACTACGTTTCCAACGGCGCCTACCGGCTGGTCTCCTGGCGGCTGGGGGACAAGGTGACGGTGGAGAAGAACCCGCGCTTCTTCGACGCCGCTCACGTCTGCATCGACCGTATCAACTACTACCCGACGCCCGACCTGGTGAGCGCCGAGCGTCGCGTGCAGCGCGGGGAGCTGGATCTCACCACCCGTTTCGATTCCAACCGCATCGAGCGGCTGCGGCGCGAGATGCCCGGCTATGCGCGGCCCTACGTGGGCCTCGCCACCGCCTACCTGTCGCTCAACACCCGCGACGTGAAGGCCTTCCAGGACCTCCGGGTCCGCCGGGCGCTGTCGGAGGCGGTCGACCGCGATTTCATCACCACGAAGCTGATGCGCGCCGGCCAGCTCCCGGCCTACAGCTTCGTGCCGCCGAGGACCGCCAACTATGTGGCCGGACCGAAGACCGTCTGGGCGGGCAAGCCGCTGGCGGCGCGGCAGGCCGAGGCGCGGGCCCTGCTGCGCGCCGCCGGCTACGGGCCGGAGCATCCGCTGAAGGTGGAGATCAAGACCGCCAACATCACCGACACCCTCCTGCAGATGGAGGCGATCCAGGCCGACTGGCATGCCATCGGGGTCGATGCGACGCTCGTCCAGAACGAGGGGCAGGTGGCCTTCGCCGCCTACCGCAACCGCGATTTCCAGGTGGGCGCCATGAGCTGGTACGCCGACTTCAACGATCCGGTGACCTTCCTGGGCCTGCTGAAGTCGGACACCGGGGCGCAGAACTACGGCGATTACAGGAACCCCGCCTACGACGCGCTGCTGGCGGCGGCCGACAACGAGCCGGACGCCGCCAGGCGGGCGCGGATCCTCGCCAGCGCCGAACAGGCCATGCTGGACGACGAGGCGCTGATCCCGGTTTTTTTCGTGGTGAACCGCAACCTCGTCAGCCCGCGGATCACGGGCTTCGTGGACAACGAGGAAAACTTCCACCGCGCGCGGTGGATGTGCGTCAGGGGCCGCTGA
- a CDS encoding Dps family protein: MSVAINTGLDPRAREDVAAGLSKLLADTYAVYLKTHGYHWNVRGPNFASLHALFMEQYTEMWTAIDDVAERIRALGALAPQGYRTFANLSGVQDGDPEQGAEGMLAELVRDHETLIATARATLPTAQEAADEVTASLIADRLTAHEKHAWMLRASLGSK, from the coding sequence ATGTCCGTCGCCATCAACACCGGCCTGGATCCCAGGGCGCGGGAAGACGTCGCCGCGGGGCTGTCGAAGCTCCTGGCCGACACCTATGCGGTCTATCTGAAGACCCACGGCTATCACTGGAACGTCCGCGGCCCGAACTTCGCCTCGCTCCACGCCCTGTTCATGGAGCAGTACACCGAGATGTGGACCGCCATCGACGACGTGGCCGAACGCATCCGCGCCCTGGGCGCGCTCGCCCCGCAGGGCTACCGCACCTTCGCCAACCTCTCCGGCGTGCAGGACGGCGACCCGGAGCAGGGCGCCGAGGGCATGCTGGCCGAACTGGTGCGCGACCACGAGACCCTGATCGCCACCGCCCGGGCGACGCTGCCCACGGCGCAGGAGGCCGCCGACGAGGTCACCGCCAGCCTGATCGCCGATCGCCTCACCGCCCACGAGAAGCACGCCTGGATGCTGCGTGCCTCGCTCGGCTCGAAGTAG
- a CDS encoding rubrerythrin family protein, producing the protein MTLASSKTIENLKAAFAGESQANRRYLYFAQKADVEGYNDVAAVFRSTAEGETGHAHGHLEFMEGVGDPATGMPIGGTSLNLKAAIAGETHEYTDMYPGMARTARDEGFDEIADWFETLAKAEKSHAGRFQKALDTLD; encoded by the coding sequence ATGACACTCGCCAGCAGCAAGACCATCGAGAACCTGAAGGCCGCCTTCGCCGGCGAGAGCCAGGCGAACCGCCGCTACCTGTACTTCGCGCAGAAGGCGGACGTGGAAGGCTACAACGACGTGGCCGCCGTGTTCCGCTCGACGGCCGAAGGCGAGACCGGCCACGCCCACGGCCACCTGGAGTTCATGGAAGGCGTCGGCGACCCGGCCACCGGCATGCCGATCGGCGGCACCTCGCTCAACCTGAAGGCCGCCATCGCCGGCGAGACCCACGAGTACACCGACATGTACCCGGGCATGGCGCGCACCGCCCGCGACGAAGGCTTCGACGAGATCGCCGACTGGTTCGAGACCCTGGCCAAGGCCGAGAAATCCCACGCCGGCCGCTTCCAGAAGGCCCTCGACACCCTCGACTAG
- a CDS encoding heterodisulfide reductase-related iron-sulfur binding cluster yields MSDSVKDPAREGSLDAPFRHPIAWRDDAYYDLEKVEAEMQRQFDVCHTCRRCFNLCDSFPRLFDAIDESPTGELDSVPKAAYGKVAEACTLCDMCFLTKCPYVPPHPFDIDIPHLILRYRAAKRRAGEVEFVREQLGKTDRNGKLAKPVARLANWATARENTPLRKLLEAIAQIDAEAELPKYHSKTATDRLKAPIPPNPAGPAFGLRKVALYATCFVDYNEPDTAVAAARVLALQGVEVQLVYPECCGMPQLEAGHLDDVAGRAERVAAHFASWIENGYDVVALTASCGLMMKFEWPLLLPESAAVKRLSGATRDISEYVVELSRAYGLAEGLMPVEGGVTVHHACHARAQNMGAKSAEMLRLIPDTRVELVERCSGHGGTFGVMKATHPVARKVGRPAARQVAAKGQENLCSDCPLACKHLGQLLSAETSPDAAASPRQAHPIEILARAYAL; encoded by the coding sequence TTGAGCGACAGCGTCAAAGACCCCGCGCGCGAGGGCAGCCTCGATGCCCCGTTCCGCCACCCGATCGCCTGGCGCGACGACGCCTATTACGACCTCGAGAAGGTCGAGGCGGAGATGCAGCGGCAGTTCGACGTCTGTCACACCTGCCGCCGCTGCTTCAACCTGTGCGACAGCTTCCCGAGGCTGTTCGACGCCATCGACGAGAGCCCGACCGGCGAGCTCGACAGCGTGCCGAAGGCGGCCTACGGCAAGGTCGCGGAAGCCTGCACGCTCTGCGACATGTGCTTCCTGACCAAGTGCCCCTATGTGCCGCCGCACCCCTTCGACATCGACATCCCGCACCTGATCCTGCGCTACCGCGCGGCCAAGCGGCGGGCCGGCGAAGTGGAGTTCGTGCGCGAGCAGCTGGGCAAGACCGACCGCAACGGCAAGCTCGCCAAGCCGGTCGCGCGGCTCGCCAACTGGGCGACGGCGCGGGAGAACACGCCGCTGCGCAAGCTCCTGGAGGCGATCGCCCAGATCGACGCCGAGGCGGAGCTTCCCAAGTACCACTCGAAGACCGCCACCGACCGGCTGAAGGCGCCGATCCCGCCCAACCCCGCCGGCCCGGCCTTCGGCCTGCGGAAGGTGGCGCTCTATGCGACCTGCTTCGTCGACTACAACGAGCCGGACACCGCGGTCGCAGCGGCCCGGGTGCTGGCGCTCCAAGGCGTCGAGGTCCAACTGGTCTATCCGGAATGCTGCGGCATGCCGCAACTGGAGGCCGGGCATCTGGATGACGTGGCCGGCCGCGCCGAGCGGGTCGCCGCCCACTTCGCCTCCTGGATCGAGAACGGCTACGACGTGGTGGCGCTGACCGCCAGCTGCGGGCTGATGATGAAATTCGAGTGGCCGCTGCTGCTGCCGGAGAGCGCGGCGGTGAAGCGGCTGTCCGGCGCCACGCGCGACATCAGCGAATACGTGGTCGAGCTGTCGCGCGCCTACGGCCTGGCGGAGGGCCTGATGCCGGTCGAGGGCGGCGTCACCGTGCACCACGCCTGCCACGCCCGGGCCCAGAACATGGGCGCCAAGTCGGCCGAGATGCTGCGGCTGATCCCCGACACCCGGGTCGAGCTGGTGGAGCGCTGCTCCGGCCACGGCGGCACCTTCGGGGTGATGAAGGCGACCCATCCGGTGGCCCGCAAGGTCGGACGGCCCGCCGCCCGGCAGGTCGCCGCCAAGGGCCAGGAGAACCTCTGCTCGGACTGTCCGCTGGCCTGCAAGCACCTGGGCCAGCTGCTCAGCGCCGAGACCTCGCCCGACGCGGCCGCCTCGCCGCGCCAGGCCCATCCCATCGAAATCCTGGCCCGCGCCTACGCGCTTTAA
- a CDS encoding DUF3501 family protein, with protein sequence MPAALRQVTSADILPDAEFAQVRRERRAALLPIKRLRRIELGPVCTVYFECYETMLFQIQEMLLTEKGGAAQLPDELAAYNPLIPQGSELVATVMFEIDDPVRRAATLARLGGVEDRFFIQVGAERVMGVPEGDVERTREDGKTSSVHFLRFPLKPEHIALFRDPATAIHVGCEHEAYSHLAGLTPATRAELARDFA encoded by the coding sequence ATGCCCGCCGCCCTGCGCCAGGTGACGTCCGCCGACATCCTGCCCGACGCCGAGTTCGCGCAGGTGCGCCGCGAGCGCCGCGCCGCCCTGCTGCCGATCAAGCGGCTGCGGCGGATCGAGCTCGGGCCGGTCTGCACGGTCTATTTCGAGTGCTACGAGACCATGCTGTTCCAGATCCAGGAGATGCTGCTGACCGAGAAGGGCGGCGCCGCCCAGCTGCCGGACGAGCTCGCCGCTTATAATCCGCTGATCCCGCAGGGCTCGGAGCTGGTGGCGACGGTGATGTTCGAGATCGACGATCCGGTCCGCCGCGCCGCCACCCTGGCCCGGCTGGGCGGGGTCGAGGACAGGTTCTTCATCCAGGTGGGCGCCGAGCGCGTCATGGGCGTGCCCGAGGGCGACGTGGAGCGCACCCGCGAGGACGGCAAGACCTCCTCGGTCCACTTCCTGCGCTTTCCCCTGAAGCCGGAGCACATCGCCCTGTTCCGCGACCCGGCCACCGCCATCCACGTGGGCTGCGAACACGAGGCCTACAGCCACCTGGCGGGCCTGACCCCGGCCACCCGGGCGGAGCTGGCGAGAGATTTCGCATAG
- a CDS encoding nicotinate phosphoribosyltransferase: MDYAGRGAPLVRSLLDTDLYKLLMLQLIWRRHRDVPVTFSLVNRTRRVRLAEELDLGELRAELDHVRTLAISPEERAWLASAPIYGRTDRFAPDFLDWLTTLRLPAYDLELVDGQVELRFHGSWAEVTLWEIPALCVITGLRARRAVNAMGQAEREVLYACAIGRLEAKAARLQALPGLALTDFGTRRRHSFAWQRLVVETFRDRLGPAFRGASNLRLAMELGLPPVGTNGHELPMVLAALAQDDAALRRAPYRVLEEWAELYDDGLRVILPDTFGSEAFFRDAPEWVADWRGVRPDSAPPAEAGEALIAWWSARGRDPRERLVIFSDALDLEDIVALHGRFSGRVEVGFGWGTKLTNDLEGCAEAPGLERISLVCKVVEAGGRPAVKLSDNPEKATGDPAEIARYRRVFGDGGQVSRAVSI, encoded by the coding sequence ATGGATTACGCCGGCCGCGGGGCGCCGCTGGTGCGCAGCCTGCTGGACACCGACCTCTACAAGCTCCTGATGCTGCAGCTGATCTGGCGGCGGCATCGCGACGTGCCGGTGACCTTCTCGCTGGTGAACCGCACCCGCCGCGTGCGCCTGGCGGAGGAGCTCGATCTCGGCGAACTGCGCGCCGAGCTCGATCACGTCCGCACCCTCGCGATCAGTCCTGAGGAGCGCGCCTGGCTGGCGAGCGCGCCGATCTACGGCCGCACCGACCGGTTCGCGCCGGACTTCCTCGACTGGCTGACCACCCTGCGGCTGCCGGCCTACGACCTCGAGCTGGTCGACGGCCAGGTCGAGTTGCGGTTCCACGGGTCGTGGGCCGAGGTCACCCTGTGGGAGATCCCCGCCCTGTGCGTGATCACCGGCCTGCGCGCCCGCCGCGCCGTGAACGCCATGGGCCAAGCGGAGCGCGAGGTGCTCTACGCCTGCGCGATCGGGCGGCTGGAGGCCAAGGCCGCGCGGCTGCAGGCGCTGCCCGGCCTGGCGCTCACCGACTTCGGGACCCGCCGGCGCCACAGCTTCGCCTGGCAGCGGCTGGTGGTGGAGACCTTCCGCGATCGCCTGGGGCCGGCGTTCCGCGGCGCCAGCAACCTGCGGCTGGCCATGGAGCTGGGGCTGCCCCCCGTCGGCACCAACGGCCACGAGCTGCCCATGGTGCTGGCCGCGCTGGCGCAGGACGACGCGGCGCTGAGACGCGCGCCCTATCGGGTGCTGGAGGAATGGGCGGAGCTCTATGACGACGGGTTGCGGGTCATCCTGCCGGACACCTTCGGCAGCGAGGCCTTCTTCCGCGACGCGCCGGAGTGGGTGGCCGACTGGCGCGGCGTGCGCCCGGACTCCGCGCCGCCGGCGGAAGCGGGGGAGGCGCTGATCGCCTGGTGGAGCGCCCGCGGCCGCGACCCGCGCGAGCGGCTGGTGATCTTTTCCGACGCCCTCGACCTTGAGGACATCGTGGCCCTGCACGGCCGGTTCAGCGGCCGGGTGGAGGTCGGCTTCGGCTGGGGGACCAAGCTCACCAACGACCTGGAGGGCTGCGCCGAGGCGCCCGGCCTGGAGCGCATCTCCCTGGTCTGCAAGGTGGTCGAGGCCGGCGGCCGGCCGGCGGTGAAGCTCTCCGACAATCCGGAGAAGGCGACCGGCGATCCGGCCGAGATCGCCCGCTACCGCAGGGTATTCGGCGACGGCGGCCAGGTGTCCCGCGCGGTCAGCATCTAG
- a CDS encoding NUDIX domain-containing protein — protein sequence MPVELRKVETVYQGYSTLMMATLAAPDGSLFKREIEHHGHAVGVLPYDPQRRVALLVSLPRAPVIWAGGPQELVEAPAGMIDDGDPEATARREALEEVGVHLGPLEPVASAFASPGVSSERVELYLAPYAARDRIGQGGGVDGEQENITVLEVPLRDLWTWVEDRRIEDLKTLALVLVLKVRRPELFAD from the coding sequence ATGCCGGTCGAGCTGCGCAAGGTGGAAACCGTCTACCAGGGCTATTCCACCCTGATGATGGCCACGCTCGCCGCCCCCGACGGCAGCCTGTTCAAGCGCGAGATCGAGCATCACGGCCATGCCGTCGGCGTGCTGCCCTACGATCCGCAACGGCGGGTGGCGCTGCTGGTCAGCCTGCCGCGCGCGCCGGTGATCTGGGCCGGCGGACCGCAGGAACTCGTCGAAGCGCCGGCCGGCATGATCGACGACGGCGATCCCGAGGCCACCGCCCGCCGCGAAGCGCTGGAGGAGGTCGGGGTGCACCTGGGGCCGCTGGAGCCGGTGGCCTCCGCCTTCGCCTCGCCCGGCGTCTCCAGTGAGCGGGTCGAGCTTTACCTGGCGCCCTACGCCGCCCGCGACCGCATCGGCCAGGGCGGCGGCGTGGACGGCGAGCAAGAAAACATCACCGTCCTGGAGGTCCCCCTGCGCGACCTGTGGACCTGGGTCGAGGACCGGCGGATCGAGGACCTGAAGACCCTCGCCCTGGTGCTGGTCCTGAAGGTCCGCCGGCCCGAGCTGTTCGCGGACTAG
- a CDS encoding NADH:flavin oxidoreductase — translation MSVADLFMPLTFQHGPAMKNRFMLAPLTNLQSRADGVLSDDEFRWLTLRAEGGFGLVMTCAAHVQRVGQGFPGQLGAFGDEHLEGLTRLAAAIKAKGSIAALQMHHAGIRSPKDLVGQPVGPSDDPETGARGLTQAEVEQLREDFVAAALRAEAAGFDGVEIHGAHGYVLTQFLSAETNRREDRYGGSLENRARIIFEIIDGVRARCRPDFQLGLRLSPERFGLRLAEVREVAAEVLRRGKIDYLDMSLWDIAKQPKEEAFAEPLISYFTGLDRGAVRLGVAGKIMTAAQAAGALDAGCDYVLLGRAAILHHDYPEQVRRDPGFEPTALPVTADYLRREGLGPAFIGYMQTWPGFVAAEPEAAAAE, via the coding sequence TTGTCCGTCGCCGACCTCTTCATGCCGCTCACCTTCCAGCACGGGCCGGCGATGAAGAACCGCTTCATGCTGGCTCCGCTCACCAATCTGCAGAGCCGTGCCGACGGCGTGCTGTCGGATGACGAGTTCCGCTGGCTGACCCTGCGGGCTGAGGGAGGCTTTGGCCTGGTGATGACCTGCGCAGCCCACGTGCAGCGGGTCGGCCAGGGCTTTCCCGGCCAGCTCGGCGCGTTCGGCGACGAGCATCTGGAAGGGCTGACGCGGCTCGCCGCGGCCATCAAGGCCAAGGGCTCGATCGCCGCCCTGCAGATGCACCACGCCGGCATCCGCTCGCCGAAGGACCTGGTGGGCCAGCCGGTCGGCCCCTCCGACGACCCCGAAACCGGCGCCCGAGGCCTGACGCAGGCGGAAGTCGAACAGCTGCGCGAGGACTTCGTGGCCGCCGCGCTCCGCGCCGAGGCGGCTGGCTTCGACGGCGTCGAGATCCACGGGGCCCACGGCTATGTGCTGACCCAGTTCCTCTCGGCCGAGACCAACCGGCGCGAGGACCGCTACGGCGGCAGCCTGGAGAACCGCGCGCGGATCATCTTCGAGATCATCGACGGCGTGCGCGCCCGCTGCCGCCCCGACTTCCAGCTCGGCCTGCGGCTGTCGCCCGAACGCTTCGGCCTGAGGCTCGCCGAGGTGCGCGAGGTCGCCGCCGAGGTGCTGCGCCGTGGGAAGATCGACTACCTCGACATGTCGCTCTGGGACATCGCCAAGCAGCCGAAGGAAGAGGCGTTCGCCGAGCCGCTGATCTCCTATTTCACCGGGCTCGACCGGGGCGCGGTGCGGCTGGGCGTGGCGGGCAAGATCATGACCGCGGCGCAGGCGGCCGGCGCCCTCGACGCCGGCTGCGACTACGTCCTGCTCGGCCGCGCGGCGATCCTGCACCACGACTACCCCGAGCAGGTGCGGCGCGATCCCGGCTTCGAGCCCACGGCCCTGCCGGTCACGGCGGATTACCTGCGCCGCGAGGGGCTGGGGCCGGCCTTCATCGGCTACATGCAGACCTGGCCGGGCTTCGTCGCCGCCGAACCCGAGGCGGCCGCCGCGGAATAG
- a CDS encoding LLM class flavin-dependent oxidoreductase → MKFTWFNLMPWPDLPDDFREKNRSVWVDIDQKLFDPARSHEVYNTYMDLLEYAATVGFDGIGVNEHHQNGYGIMPSPNIIAAGLARRTKDAAIVVLGNSIALYNPPVRVAEEFAMLDCISGGRLVAGFPVGTSMDTNYCYGQIPSLTREKYAEAHDLIIKAWTTREPFAFNGRYNKLRHVNIWPRPIQQPHPPVHIPGGGSVETYDFCIDNTYSYSYLSFSGYLRAQALMNGYWQRVEERGAPDKSPYRAGFAQTICVAETDEEAERLYSEHVSYFYNRCLHVYPGFADAPGYRTIKTIQSGALSQYAPPRGGYSQLSWKDLVEGGHVIAGSPETVRQRMEELIKGLHVGNIFCLMHVGNMPADKCMYSTRLFAEKVMPKLRDIFPEHADDDRFWCKPLAQRVTAGSLPPAPMRAPASAQA, encoded by the coding sequence ATGAAGTTCACCTGGTTCAACCTGATGCCGTGGCCCGATCTGCCGGACGATTTCCGGGAGAAGAACCGCTCGGTCTGGGTCGACATCGACCAGAAGCTGTTCGATCCGGCGCGGAGCCACGAGGTCTACAACACCTACATGGACCTGCTGGAGTACGCCGCCACGGTGGGCTTCGACGGCATCGGGGTGAACGAGCACCACCAGAACGGCTACGGCATCATGCCGAGCCCCAACATCATCGCCGCGGGCCTGGCGCGCCGGACCAAGGACGCGGCCATCGTGGTGCTGGGCAACTCCATCGCCCTCTACAACCCGCCGGTGCGGGTGGCGGAGGAGTTCGCCATGCTGGACTGCATCTCCGGCGGGCGGCTGGTGGCGGGCTTCCCGGTCGGGACCTCGATGGACACCAACTACTGCTACGGCCAGATCCCCAGCCTGACGCGGGAGAAGTACGCCGAGGCCCACGACCTGATCATCAAGGCCTGGACGACCCGCGAGCCGTTCGCCTTCAACGGCCGCTACAACAAGCTGCGGCACGTCAACATCTGGCCGCGGCCGATCCAGCAGCCGCATCCGCCGGTCCACATCCCCGGCGGCGGGTCGGTGGAGACCTACGACTTCTGCATCGACAACACCTATTCCTATTCCTACCTCAGCTTCTCCGGCTACCTGCGGGCCCAGGCGCTGATGAACGGCTACTGGCAGCGGGTTGAAGAGCGCGGCGCCCCCGACAAGAGCCCCTATCGGGCCGGCTTCGCCCAGACGATCTGCGTGGCCGAGACCGACGAGGAGGCGGAGCGGCTCTATTCCGAGCACGTCAGCTACTTCTACAACCGCTGCCTGCACGTCTATCCGGGTTTCGCCGACGCCCCCGGCTACCGGACCATCAAGACCATCCAGTCTGGCGCCCTGTCGCAGTACGCCCCGCCGCGCGGCGGCTACTCGCAGCTCAGCTGGAAGGACCTGGTGGAGGGCGGCCACGTGATCGCCGGCTCCCCGGAGACCGTCCGCCAGCGGATGGAGGAACTGATCAAGGGCCTGCACGTGGGCAACATCTTCTGCCTGATGCACGTGGGGAACATGCCGGCCGACAAGTGCATGTATTCCACCCGGCTGTTCGCCGAGAAGGTGATGCCGAAGCTGCGCGACATCTTCCCCGAGCACGCCGACGACGACCGGTTCTGGTGCAAGCCGCTGGCGCAGCGGGTCACCGCCGGCTCGCTGCCGCCCGCGCCGATGCGCGCGCCGGCTTCGGCGCAAGCGTAG
- a CDS encoding usg protein — translation MKASPEFRKQLEGYSLTTAEILYRMPDHPAILQSYIWQEYDIFPDFPALKKFLEFWTRTLEGPLFRVTVGHCKLIKPAELKALGAEFRLH, via the coding sequence ATGAAAGCGTCGCCTGAGTTCCGCAAGCAGCTGGAAGGCTACAGTCTCACCACCGCGGAGATCCTCTACCGGATGCCCGACCACCCGGCGATCCTGCAGAGCTACATCTGGCAGGAGTACGACATCTTCCCGGACTTCCCCGCGCTGAAGAAGTTCCTGGAGTTCTGGACCCGCACCCTGGAGGGGCCGCTGTTCAGGGTGACGGTCGGCCATTGCAAGCTGATCAAGCCGGCCGAGCTGAAGGCCCTGGGCGCGGAGTTCCGGCTGCACTGA
- a CDS encoding alpha/beta fold hydrolase — translation MELKTVATPHAPVRYYEGGAGPALVYLHGSGGLTATDPFLAALAEKHHVYAPLLPGYGDSEEAPEIRDMLDFTLHTWDVVEALGLRDPILVGHSMGGMIAAEMAALAPNDVGRLALIAPAGLWDDEHPIADIFSMLPFEMPALLFHDAEAGAAMMTAGRNVEDPGFLQQYLVANARQLGMAGRILFPIPDRGLRQRLYRIKARTVLVWGDSDRLIPPVYAHAFKKGIKGAELVSIPEAGHMVTVEKTAAVVEAVGRLG, via the coding sequence ATGGAGCTCAAGACCGTCGCCACCCCGCACGCGCCCGTCCGCTACTACGAAGGCGGCGCGGGCCCGGCGCTCGTCTACCTGCACGGCTCCGGCGGCCTGACCGCGACGGACCCGTTCCTGGCCGCGCTGGCCGAGAAGCATCACGTCTACGCGCCGCTGCTGCCCGGCTATGGCGACAGCGAGGAGGCGCCCGAGATCCGCGACATGCTGGATTTCACCCTCCACACCTGGGACGTGGTGGAGGCGCTGGGGCTGAGGGATCCGATCCTGGTCGGCCACTCGATGGGCGGGATGATCGCCGCGGAGATGGCGGCGCTGGCGCCCAACGACGTCGGCCGCCTGGCGCTGATCGCACCCGCCGGGCTGTGGGACGACGAGCACCCGATCGCCGACATCTTCTCGATGCTGCCGTTCGAGATGCCGGCCCTGCTGTTCCACGACGCCGAGGCCGGCGCGGCGATGATGACCGCCGGGCGCAACGTCGAGGACCCGGGCTTCCTGCAGCAGTACCTGGTGGCCAACGCCCGCCAGCTCGGCATGGCGGGACGCATCCTGTTCCCGATCCCCGACCGCGGCCTGCGCCAGCGGCTCTACCGGATCAAGGCCAGGACCGTACTGGTCTGGGGCGACTCCGACCGGCTGATCCCGCCGGTCTACGCCCACGCCTTCAAGAAGGGCATCAAGGGCGCGGAGCTGGTCTCGATCCCCGAGGCCGGCCACATGGTCACCGTCGAGAAGACCGCGGCGGTCGTCGAGGCCGTAGGCCGCCTGGGGTGA